From Novipirellula galeiformis, the proteins below share one genomic window:
- a CDS encoding DUF1501 domain-containing protein, whose translation MFGCQGYKLSRRQMMAGSAAGATLLGMPIPQLLAASGRDHAATCENVILFWNGGGMSHIDTWDPKPGRPTQGEFAAIRTSVADIQISEIFPTVAKQMHHAALIRSIAGTQGAHERAAYHLQTSFLPGPVQHPGIGSVIAHEKTKRGDLPSFISISGQARTASYLGQRCEAYFIANPGDPDPYLKFPAGVTQQRGSKRLETLERFNGRFNRGTSDSRLTSTSTSIDEAVRLMQSPALTAFELDKVPQRDRERYGDTPFGRGALLAKRLVEQGVRFVQINRGGFDTHGDNFFKMREHGEVMDPALGSLIEDLADSGMIDKTMIIMLSEFGRTPRINEDAGRDHWPKCFSAFLAGGGIHGGTVIGSSDEDGGTPKDNPVQVSDIHASICYALGIDPDKEVITPQGRPMMLVDKGTVIKNLFA comes from the coding sequence ATGTTTGGATGCCAAGGTTACAAGTTGTCGCGTCGCCAAATGATGGCAGGCTCGGCGGCCGGCGCCACGTTATTGGGGATGCCGATCCCTCAATTACTGGCCGCCTCGGGTCGAGACCACGCGGCAACATGCGAAAACGTGATCCTGTTTTGGAACGGCGGTGGCATGTCCCACATCGACACCTGGGATCCCAAACCGGGACGTCCCACCCAGGGAGAATTCGCTGCGATCCGAACCTCGGTCGCCGACATTCAAATTTCGGAAATCTTTCCGACCGTTGCCAAACAGATGCATCATGCGGCGCTGATTCGCTCGATCGCCGGCACCCAAGGCGCTCATGAGCGTGCGGCCTATCATTTGCAGACAAGTTTCCTGCCTGGGCCCGTGCAACATCCTGGGATCGGTTCGGTGATCGCACATGAGAAGACAAAACGCGGCGATCTCCCCTCCTTTATCTCCATTAGTGGTCAAGCGAGAACAGCCAGCTATTTAGGGCAGCGGTGTGAAGCTTACTTTATCGCCAATCCCGGTGACCCCGATCCTTACTTGAAGTTTCCTGCGGGAGTGACGCAGCAGCGTGGCAGCAAACGGCTTGAAACACTGGAACGTTTCAACGGCCGCTTTAATCGAGGCACGTCGGACTCTCGATTGACGTCAACCTCGACGTCGATCGACGAAGCGGTGCGGCTGATGCAAAGTCCAGCCTTGACGGCGTTTGAATTAGACAAGGTTCCTCAACGGGATCGCGAGCGTTACGGTGACACTCCCTTTGGCCGTGGTGCCTTGTTAGCCAAACGGTTGGTCGAGCAAGGTGTTCGTTTTGTTCAAATTAACCGCGGTGGTTTCGATACCCACGGTGATAACTTTTTCAAAATGCGAGAACATGGCGAGGTCATGGACCCGGCGCTCGGTTCGCTGATCGAAGACCTCGCCGACAGCGGGATGATCGACAAGACGATGATCATTATGTTGTCGGAATTTGGCCGCACCCCACGCATTAACGAAGACGCGGGGCGAGATCACTGGCCAAAATGCTTTAGTGCCTTCCTTGCGGGCGGGGGTATCCACGGCGGAACGGTGATCGGTTCGAGCGACGAAGACGGGGGAACCCCCAAAGACAACCCTGTCCAGGTTTCTGATATTCACGCATCGATTTGTTACGCCTTGGGAATCGATCCAGACAAAGAAGTGATCACACCCCAAGGGCGTCCGATGATGCTGGTTGACAAAGGCACCGTGATTAAGAATTTATTCGCCTAA
- a CDS encoding tetratricopeptide repeat protein, whose amino-acid sequence MRFAILVSLLTTWSVRGVIVSAQTAPRGSLVEDRAAQKLVAAGDTRYEAEEVSKAVEIWQSVIERYPRSKVRFVAHMRLGDYFLERDRAYDRARVQFEPVADEANTDQTQRAEATLKMGICFYHARNYGKCFQLMRSVIESFPTSPEVNQAYYYIGLGHFQLAHYSRAIDALEKVGTTLSSDKTDGNKLEAGKRFFIKIEDADLAILGPETGVKVQCKSSGGDLEEAICYSVGRNVRLVLGSIASRLGTPIPGNGFLEVKGGDTVSVTYIDEHTAEKQLKVPVVMEVRVVGDGVVAITDGAFEETLSGVVLDKNVNLRVVDPDRDVSDEADSLMALVEIYRLKTDEELESEMTKRHATSDADNEDEIDRYKQVDRLEVTLIESELTEQQQGIARSDTPLDRSPQDESTQDESTASQLAATTNVPITNPVHAIHTGVFYGTVALVKTDTLDPNDQSLGALPSDQLRLTYLDQSNSDEGEKTLMAKARCLEGNIGGVRVTRAEISDHELRVQTQLKTASALTKIGNRYKEFGLKQKATEKYEAALDVCEEIMVDARRLGGRMLEETYVQFWHIYFEMERLELAATMCQKLQREFPNSGFVDDALLQLGEVAIKQENFRRAIGIYTRLVEMEQSQLRGEAQFGIAEVYQKMAEAAGERGGAELGDRAFQEYKKVFDHFPDSGRVGEAVAKMADYYYQREDFDRAIDTFETVLDNHPDAIFLDVILFNYGRCLYRMQRKAEARRRFDQLISEFPESPLASDAKQISMTLSQAGF is encoded by the coding sequence TTGCGTTTTGCGATTCTCGTTTCATTGCTGACAACATGGTCAGTAAGGGGTGTTATCGTTTCGGCACAAACCGCACCTCGAGGTTCGCTAGTCGAAGACCGTGCTGCGCAAAAATTGGTCGCCGCCGGCGACACGCGTTACGAAGCGGAGGAGGTCTCTAAGGCGGTTGAGATTTGGCAATCGGTGATTGAACGCTACCCGCGCAGCAAAGTTCGTTTCGTCGCCCACATGAGACTCGGCGACTATTTTCTCGAGCGTGACCGCGCCTACGATCGTGCCCGTGTTCAATTTGAACCGGTCGCCGACGAAGCGAACACGGATCAAACACAGCGTGCTGAAGCAACGTTGAAGATGGGCATCTGTTTCTATCACGCCAGGAATTACGGCAAGTGCTTTCAATTGATGCGTAGCGTCATCGAATCCTTTCCGACCAGCCCTGAAGTGAACCAAGCCTATTACTACATCGGGCTCGGTCACTTTCAATTGGCGCACTACAGTCGAGCGATTGACGCGTTAGAGAAAGTGGGCACCACGCTTTCGAGCGATAAGACCGATGGCAACAAGTTGGAAGCGGGAAAGCGGTTCTTTATCAAAATCGAGGATGCCGATTTAGCCATCCTTGGACCGGAAACCGGAGTCAAGGTTCAGTGCAAATCGAGCGGTGGTGATTTGGAGGAAGCCATCTGTTACTCCGTCGGCCGTAACGTTCGTTTGGTGCTGGGATCAATTGCTTCGCGACTTGGCACCCCGATCCCAGGCAATGGTTTCTTAGAAGTCAAAGGAGGCGACACGGTTAGCGTGACCTACATTGACGAGCACACCGCCGAAAAGCAGCTGAAAGTCCCGGTGGTGATGGAAGTCCGCGTCGTTGGCGATGGTGTGGTTGCGATTACCGATGGTGCATTCGAAGAAACGCTCAGCGGAGTGGTCTTGGACAAAAACGTGAATCTGCGAGTTGTCGATCCGGACCGTGACGTTTCGGACGAGGCGGACTCACTGATGGCACTTGTCGAGATTTATCGTTTGAAGACGGACGAAGAACTCGAAAGCGAGATGACCAAGCGACATGCGACATCCGATGCCGATAACGAAGACGAGATCGACCGTTACAAACAAGTCGATCGACTCGAAGTCACGCTCATCGAAAGTGAACTTACCGAACAACAACAAGGCATCGCGCGAAGTGACACACCGCTGGACCGTTCCCCCCAAGACGAATCAACCCAGGACGAATCAACGGCCTCGCAGCTAGCGGCAACGACCAACGTGCCCATCACCAATCCAGTTCACGCCATTCACACAGGCGTTTTCTACGGAACGGTTGCGTTAGTCAAAACCGACACGCTCGATCCGAATGACCAGTCGCTTGGGGCATTACCGAGTGACCAATTGCGTTTGACCTACCTTGATCAATCCAACAGTGACGAGGGAGAGAAAACGTTAATGGCGAAGGCTCGCTGTTTAGAGGGCAACATTGGCGGCGTGCGTGTAACGCGAGCGGAGATCTCCGACCATGAATTGCGTGTACAAACTCAGCTTAAAACGGCCAGTGCGTTGACCAAGATCGGCAACCGTTACAAGGAGTTCGGGCTGAAGCAAAAGGCAACTGAGAAATATGAAGCCGCATTGGACGTTTGCGAAGAAATCATGGTGGATGCACGCCGTCTCGGCGGCCGGATGCTGGAGGAAACCTACGTCCAATTTTGGCACATCTACTTTGAGATGGAACGCTTGGAATTAGCCGCGACCATGTGCCAAAAATTACAACGCGAATTTCCCAACAGCGGTTTTGTGGACGATGCGTTGTTGCAGTTGGGAGAAGTGGCAATCAAACAAGAGAACTTTCGACGCGCCATCGGCATCTACACTCGCTTGGTGGAGATGGAGCAGAGCCAACTGCGTGGCGAAGCTCAATTCGGGATTGCCGAAGTTTACCAAAAGATGGCGGAAGCGGCGGGCGAGCGTGGAGGTGCAGAACTCGGCGACCGCGCATTCCAGGAATACAAAAAGGTGTTTGACCATTTCCCGGACAGCGGTCGTGTTGGCGAAGCCGTCGCCAAGATGGCGGATTACTACTATCAACGCGAAGACTTTGATCGCGCCATCGATACCTTTGAAACGGTGCTAGACAATCATCCCGATGCAATCTTTTTGGATGTGATTTTGTTTAACTACGGTCGCTGTTTGTATCGGATGCAGCGAAAAGCCGAAGCGCGTCGCCGCTTCGATCAATTGATTAGTGAGTTCCCCGAGAGTCCTTTGGCATCCGATGCCAAACAGATTTCCATGACGTTGTCTCAGGC